A stretch of DNA from Anaerobacillus isosaccharinicus:
TTATTGATAAGCGTCGTCCAAAGCCAAACGTTGCAGAAGTAATGAATATCGTTGGTAATGTTGACGGGAAGACGTGTATTATTATTGATGATATTATTGATACAGCAGGGACAATTACGCTTGCAGCAAATGCGTTAATTGAAAGTGGCGCTAAAGAAGTTTACGCATGTTGTACTCACGCAGTACTTTCAGGACCAGCGATTGAAAGAATTGATAATTCAAAAATTAAAGAGTTAGTTATTACAAATTCAATTCCTTTAAGTGAAGACAAAATGAGTCCTAAAATTAAGCAATTATCGGTTGCACCTTTAATTGCTAAAGCAATTATTCATGTTCATGAAGAAAGATCAGTTAGCCAACTTTTCGATTAAGGAAAAGTAATCCATAGTTACCTATTTATCATTTTTCAAGATTTATTTGGTTAAAAACGCTCAGTAATGGGTAGACCATATAGAGAATGAAAAATATGAGGTGAAAAGAATGGGTACTATGTTAAAAGCTAATAGTCGTGAAGATTTAAAAGGTTCATCTTTAAGAAAGCTCCGAAATCAAGGAAGTGTTCCCGCTGTAGTTTATGGAAAAGATTTAGCTAGTAAAGCAATTTCTATAGACGAAATAGAGTTCTTAAAAACTTTAAAAGTAACAGGGAAAAATGGAATTATTTCTCTAGCAGCTGATGGAGAAACTTACGATGTGATAACCCATGATATTCAAAAAGAAAAACTAAAGGGTAACATTATTCATATCGATTTTTATAAAGTGGATATGGCTTCGAAAATGGATGCGAATGTCGCTATTCATTTAGTTGGAGAGGCTATGGGCGTTAAGGATGGCGGGGTTATTCAACAAACATTGTATGAAGTGTCTGTTCGTTCACTACCAGGTGATATTCCAGAATCTATCGAAATCGATATTAGTGATATGAGGGTTGGTGACTCGCTACAAGTTAGAAATTTACCAAAATTCGATAAGTATGAAATAAATAATGAACCTGAAGAAGGTATTATGTCAATCTTACCTCCTACTTTAGGTAATGAACCAGACGAACAGCAGGAAATGGAAGACAAAGAAGAAGTACAAGCTGAAAAGGAAAATACAGCTCAAGAAGAATAAACAATAAAGATGAAAAAGGTATAGCCAGTCG
This window harbors:
- a CDS encoding 50S ribosomal protein L25/general stress protein Ctc, encoding MGTMLKANSREDLKGSSLRKLRNQGSVPAVVYGKDLASKAISIDEIEFLKTLKVTGKNGIISLAADGETYDVITHDIQKEKLKGNIIHIDFYKVDMASKMDANVAIHLVGEAMGVKDGGVIQQTLYEVSVRSLPGDIPESIEIDISDMRVGDSLQVRNLPKFDKYEINNEPEEGIMSILPPTLGNEPDEQQEMEDKEEVQAEKENTAQEE